A window of Bos taurus isolate L1 Dominette 01449 registration number 42190680 breed Hereford chromosome 8, ARS-UCD2.0, whole genome shotgun sequence contains these coding sequences:
- the OR13C2E gene encoding olfactory receptor family 13 subfamily C member 2E, producing the protein MEWENQTILVEFFLKGLSGYPRLELLFYVLVLIMYVVILLGNGTLILISILDSHLHTPMYFFLGNLSFLDICYTTVSIPPMLVSFLSEKKTISFSGCAVQMFLGLAMGTTECVLLGMMAFDRYVAICNPLRYSVIMSKGSYVPMAAGSWIIGIVNSTVQTGCVVQLPFCRNNVLNHFTCEILAVMKLACADISGNEFIMLVATTLFIMTPLLLIIISYTLIIISILRIRSSEGRSKVFSTCSAHLTVVIIFYGTILFMYMKPKSKETLNSDDMDATDKLVSVFYGVMTPMINPLIYSLRNKDVKEAVKHLLRRKVFNK; encoded by the coding sequence ATGGAATGGGAAAACCAAACCATTCTGGTGGAATTTTTTCTGAAGGGGCTTTCTGGTTATCCAAGGCTTGAGCTACTCTTTTATGTGCTTGTCTTAATAATGTATGTGGTCATCCTTCTGGGGAATGGTACCCTTATTCTCATCAGCATCTTAGACTCCCACCTTCACACCCCTATGTACTTCTTCCTGGGGAACCTCTCCTTCCTGGACATCTGCTACACCACTGTCTCCATTCCCCCCATGCTGGTGAGCTTCCTCTCAGAAAAAAAGaccatctccttctctggctGTGCTGTGCAAATGTTCCTTGGCTTGGCCATGGGGACAACAGAGTGTGTGCTCCTGGGCATGATGGCCTTTGACCGGTATGTGGCTATTTGCAACCCTCTGAGATATTCTGTCATCATGAGCAAGGGTTCCTATGTGCCCATGGCAGCTGGCTCCTGGATCATAGGAATTGTCAACTCTACAGTACAAACTGGGTGTGTAGTACAATTGCCCTTCTGCAGGAATAATGTCCTCAATCATTTCACCTGTGAAATTCTGGCTGTCATGAAATTGGCCTGTGCTGATATCTCAGGTAACGAGTTCATCATGCTTGTGGCCACAACCTTATTCATAATGACACCATTATTGTTAATCATTATCTCTTACACATTAATTATTATCAGCATCCTCAGAATTCGCTCTTCTGAGGGGAGGAGCAAAGTCTTCTCTACCTGCTCAGCCCACTTGACTGTGGTGATAATATTCTACGGAACCATTCTCTTCATGTACATGAAGCCCAAGTCTAAAGAGACACTTAATTCAGATGACATGGATGCTACTGACAAACTTGTATCTGTGTTCTACGGAGTGATGACTCCTATGATTAATCCTTTAATCTACAGTCTCAGGAACAAGGATGTGAAGGAAGCAGTAAAACACTTACTGAGAAGAAAAGTTTTTAATAAGTAA